A section of the Jannaschia sp. S6380 genome encodes:
- the gpt gene encoding xanthine phosphoribosyltransferase, which produces MSDPLPHEKGFHISWDQIHRDSRALAWRLDGRGPDDGGWRAIVAITRGGMAPAMIVARELDIRLVDTIGVKSYDHQTQGEAQVLSKPDDAMVGDGEGVLVIDDLVDSGKTLEVVRGLYPRAHFATVYAKPKGEPMVDTFITGVSQDTWIFFPWDMALQYVQPYRGTD; this is translated from the coding sequence ATGTCCGACCCCCTGCCCCACGAAAAAGGCTTTCACATCAGCTGGGATCAGATCCACCGCGACAGCCGTGCGCTGGCATGGCGGCTGGACGGGCGCGGGCCCGACGACGGTGGCTGGCGCGCCATCGTGGCCATCACCCGCGGCGGCATGGCGCCCGCGATGATCGTCGCGCGCGAACTGGACATCCGGCTGGTCGACACGATCGGGGTCAAGTCCTACGACCACCAGACCCAGGGCGAGGCGCAGGTCCTCTCCAAGCCCGACGACGCGATGGTCGGCGACGGCGAAGGCGTGCTGGTGATCGACGACCTGGTCGACAGCGGCAAGACGCTGGAGGTCGTGCGCGGCCTTTATCCCAGGGCGCATTTCGCCACCGTCTATGCCAAGCCCAAGGGCGAGCCGATGGTCGACACCTTCATCACCGGCGTCAGCCAGGACACCTGGATCTTCTTTCCCTGGGACATGGCGCTGCAATACGTGCAGCCCTATCGCGGCACCGACTGA
- a CDS encoding cobalamin-independent methionine synthase II family protein has protein sequence MPIRVTHVGSLPRTQETVDMIFARENGQDYDQAAFDAQMARACSETVGKQVEAGIGIVSDGETSKISYATYVKDRYTGFSGDSPRNAPADLKQFPSFLRRLADDGGTPQYARPMCTGEVRSKGQDELRKDIANLQDAMVRHGAAEGFMNAASPGVISLFLQNDFYPNREAYLAALSDAMRDEYRTIVGSGLYLQLDCPDLALSRHMLFADLSDAEFLKIAQMHVEALNAALDGLDPSRVRVHICWGNYEGPHVCDIDMDTVFSTFLGVNAAQLLFETSNPRHAHEWQVFRDRAAEIPEDKILVPGVIDSTTNFVEHPEVVAERLGRFAGIVGADRVIASSDCGFGTFAGFGAVDPEIAYAKLATLARGTELANARV, from the coding sequence ATGCCCATCCGCGTTACCCATGTCGGCTCCCTCCCGCGGACGCAGGAGACGGTCGACATGATCTTCGCCCGCGAGAACGGGCAGGATTACGACCAAGCCGCCTTCGACGCGCAGATGGCCCGCGCCTGTTCCGAGACGGTGGGCAAGCAGGTGGAGGCGGGGATCGGCATCGTCTCGGACGGCGAGACGTCCAAGATCAGCTACGCGACGTACGTCAAGGACCGTTATACCGGCTTCTCGGGCGACAGTCCCCGGAACGCGCCCGCCGACCTCAAGCAATTCCCCAGCTTTCTCAGGCGTCTGGCCGACGATGGCGGCACGCCGCAATATGCACGGCCCATGTGCACGGGCGAGGTGCGCTCGAAAGGTCAGGACGAGTTGCGAAAGGACATCGCCAACCTCCAGGACGCCATGGTCCGCCACGGCGCGGCCGAGGGGTTCATGAACGCGGCCTCGCCGGGCGTCATCTCGCTGTTCCTGCAGAACGACTTCTATCCGAACCGCGAAGCGTATCTGGCCGCGCTCTCGGACGCGATGCGGGACGAGTACCGGACCATCGTCGGGTCGGGCCTCTATCTGCAACTCGATTGCCCCGACCTGGCCCTGTCGCGCCACATGCTCTTTGCGGACCTGTCGGATGCGGAGTTCCTGAAGATCGCGCAGATGCATGTCGAGGCGCTGAACGCCGCCCTCGACGGGCTGGATCCCTCCCGCGTCCGCGTCCACATCTGCTGGGGCAATTACGAGGGGCCGCATGTCTGCGACATCGACATGGATACGGTCTTCTCGACCTTTCTGGGCGTGAACGCCGCGCAGCTGCTGTTCGAGACGTCGAACCCCCGGCACGCCCACGAATGGCAGGTCTTCCGCGATCGCGCCGCCGAGATCCCCGAGGACAAGATCCTGGTGCCCGGCGTCATCGATTCGACCACCAACTTCGTCGAACATCCCGAAGTCGTGGCCGAACGTCTGGGCCGGTTCGCGGGCATCGTCGGGGCGGACCGCGTCATCGCCTCGTCGGATTGCGGCTTCGGCACCTTCGCGGGCTTCGGCGCCGTCGACCCGGAAATCGCCTATGCCAAGCTGGCCACCCTGGCGCGGGGGACGGAGCTGGCGAACGCGCGCGTCTAG
- a CDS encoding cytochrome P450 encodes MIPPKPASREERVGLLGYARRFRADILSAQPARLYRAWMADFRTPFFRSFMMNDPDLVDLVLRRRPADFPKSDRIREGLAPLLGRSVFVTNGAEWERQRRIIDPAFGRGRLRDAFPGMLDAAAASVARLDDGTHEMEEVASFAAADVIFRTLFSVPIEDRLAARVFRAFRDYQRTQPLLNVAALVPLPRWVPRLHRPRTLAAARAIRAAIAALVARRAEEIAQGTAPDDLATKIMTYPDPETGHLFTPEEMVDQVAIFFLAGHETSASALAWALYLLATHPKVQDRVAAEARRDWQAFTFADLSTLPFTRDVFRETLRLYPPVPMMVRETTRPETFRGRAARAGAQCVLSPWHLHRHERLWQDPDGFDPDRWSRAETQDSMRRAYIPFSAGPRVCTGAGFAMAEGVLLLARLIDAFAFRPVGPPPVPVAHLTVRARDGIALQARRRPRGQSVPR; translated from the coding sequence GTGATCCCGCCCAAGCCCGCGTCGCGCGAGGAACGGGTGGGATTGCTGGGCTATGCCCGTCGGTTCCGGGCGGACATCCTGTCGGCGCAGCCCGCACGCCTCTACCGCGCGTGGATGGCCGATTTCCGGACGCCCTTCTTCCGCAGCTTCATGATGAACGACCCCGACCTGGTCGACCTCGTCCTGCGCCGCCGCCCGGCCGACTTTCCGAAGTCCGACCGCATCCGCGAGGGTCTGGCCCCGCTGTTGGGCCGTTCGGTCTTCGTCACCAATGGCGCCGAGTGGGAGCGGCAGCGCCGCATCATCGACCCGGCGTTCGGGCGCGGACGGCTGCGCGACGCATTCCCCGGCATGCTGGACGCCGCCGCCGCGTCGGTCGCGCGCCTGGATGACGGCACGCACGAAATGGAAGAGGTCGCGAGCTTCGCCGCCGCCGACGTGATCTTCCGCACCCTCTTCTCGGTCCCGATCGAGGATCGGCTGGCCGCCCGGGTCTTTCGCGCCTTCCGCGACTATCAGCGTACCCAGCCGCTCCTGAATGTCGCGGCGCTGGTGCCGTTGCCGCGCTGGGTTCCGCGCCTTCATCGTCCGCGCACGCTGGCCGCCGCGCGCGCCATCCGCGCGGCCATCGCGGCCCTCGTCGCCCGACGCGCCGAGGAGATCGCGCAGGGCACGGCGCCCGACGACCTTGCGACGAAGATCATGACCTATCCCGATCCGGAAACGGGCCACCTGTTCACCCCCGAGGAAATGGTCGACCAGGTCGCCATCTTCTTCCTCGCCGGGCACGAGACTTCCGCCTCGGCGCTTGCCTGGGCGCTCTATCTTCTGGCCACGCATCCCAAAGTGCAGGACCGCGTCGCCGCCGAGGCCCGGCGCGATTGGCAAGCGTTCACCTTCGCGGACCTGTCGACGCTCCCCTTCACCCGCGATGTCTTTCGCGAGACGCTGCGCCTCTATCCGCCCGTGCCGATGATGGTGCGCGAGACGACGCGCCCCGAGACGTTCCGCGGTCGCGCCGCGCGGGCCGGGGCGCAATGCGTGCTGTCGCCCTGGCATCTGCACCGGCACGAACGGCTGTGGCAGGACCCCGACGGCTTCGACCCCGATCGCTGGTCGCGGGCGGAGACGCAGGACAGCATGCGCCGGGCCTATATCCCGTTCAGTGCCGGGCCGCGCGTCTGCACGGGCGCCGGCTTCGCCATGGCCGAAGGTGTCCTGCTGCTGGCGCGGCTGATCGACGCGTTCGCGTTCCGGCCCGTCGGTCCGCCGCCCGTTCCCGTCGCCCATCTGACGGTGCGCGCCCGCGACGGCATCGCCCTGCAGGCAAGGCGGCGTCCGCGCGGTCAGTCGGTGCCGCGATAG
- a CDS encoding cupin domain-containing protein — protein MTTLAPQIVRYGELKPCKTAFIDAHTPGSDRKENFTIIGGGVSESADQHVHINTPHGFNIGAAGQPPKCRNSLHSHRTAEVFFVLSGRWRFFWGRRGTAGEVVLEEGDIINIPTGIFRGFENIGTDYGMIMAILGGDDAGGGVIWAPQVIEDAADHGLVLGENGKLYDSKKGETLPAGVGPMKLLTDDELVGYPELTPMQVVGWGVRRYWDMVALTSGGVSCKVIGETGIIRDRPGFEVDLVTRASATDTPHSHDRPSVLMPMRGHWRVTWPDGSDTLAPGDTMSVPAGLPHAAVPSMTGEASLYHVVGTNDPAGPSLMG, from the coding sequence ATGACGACCCTAGCGCCGCAGATCGTCCGCTACGGCGAACTCAAGCCCTGCAAGACCGCCTTCATCGACGCCCACACGCCGGGCAGCGACCGGAAGGAAAACTTCACCATCATTGGCGGCGGCGTCAGCGAATCCGCCGATCAGCACGTCCACATCAACACCCCCCACGGGTTCAACATCGGCGCGGCAGGCCAGCCGCCGAAATGCCGCAACTCGCTGCATTCGCACCGCACGGCCGAGGTGTTCTTCGTCCTCTCGGGCCGCTGGCGTTTCTTCTGGGGCCGTCGGGGCACCGCGGGCGAGGTCGTGCTGGAGGAGGGCGACATCATCAACATCCCCACCGGCATCTTCCGCGGGTTCGAGAATATCGGCACCGATTACGGGATGATCATGGCGATCCTGGGCGGGGACGATGCCGGCGGCGGCGTCATCTGGGCCCCCCAGGTGATCGAGGACGCGGCCGATCATGGCCTGGTGCTGGGCGAGAACGGCAAGCTCTACGACAGCAAGAAGGGCGAGACGCTGCCCGCCGGCGTCGGCCCCATGAAGCTGCTGACCGACGATGAGCTGGTCGGCTATCCCGAACTCACGCCGATGCAGGTCGTCGGCTGGGGCGTGCGCCGCTATTGGGACATGGTCGCGCTGACCTCGGGCGGGGTGTCCTGCAAGGTCATCGGAGAGACCGGCATCATCCGCGACCGCCCGGGGTTCGAGGTCGATCTGGTCACCCGCGCCTCGGCCACCGACACGCCGCACAGCCACGACCGCCCATCGGTCCTGATGCCCATGCGTGGCCATTGGCGCGTGACCTGGCCCGACGGCTCGGACACGCTGGCCCCCGGCGACACCATGTCGGTGCCCGCGGGGCTGCCCCATGCCGCCGTGCCCAGCATGACGGGCGAGGCCAGCCTCTATCACGTGGTGGGCACCAACGACCCCGCCGGGCCCAGCCTGATGGGGTGA
- a CDS encoding LysR family transcriptional regulator, producing MDWDKLRIFHAVADAGSLTHAGDVLHLSQSAVSRQIRALEESLETTLFHRHARGLILTEQGELLFDATQHMTKRLDAAAARIRDTEEEVFGNLRVTTTIGFGSIWLAPRLPKFYARFPDLNLDLMLEERVLDLPMREADVAIRMKEPSQADLVRKRLMEIRMQLFATPAYLAQNGTPSSMHDLAGHRLLCQALGATQVSAGATLVRELMSYEIGRTLTVNNYFGVLQGVLSDLGIGVLPDYLIQDFPQLVRVLPNVESNEVPVFLAFPEELRGSKRVEAFRDFVVDEVVAYRKAKQGLAAR from the coding sequence ATGGACTGGGACAAGCTAAGAATATTTCACGCCGTCGCGGATGCGGGATCGCTGACCCACGCCGGCGACGTGCTGCACCTGTCCCAGTCGGCGGTCAGCCGCCAGATCCGCGCGCTGGAGGAATCGCTGGAGACGACGCTGTTCCACCGCCATGCGCGGGGGCTGATCCTGACGGAACAGGGCGAGCTGCTTTTCGACGCGACGCAGCACATGACCAAGCGCCTCGACGCCGCCGCCGCGCGCATCCGCGACACCGAGGAGGAGGTGTTCGGCAACCTGCGCGTCACCACCACGATCGGATTCGGTTCCATCTGGCTGGCCCCGCGGCTTCCCAAATTCTATGCCCGGTTCCCCGATCTGAACCTGGATCTGATGCTGGAGGAGCGGGTCCTCGACCTGCCCATGCGCGAAGCCGACGTCGCCATCCGCATGAAGGAGCCGAGCCAGGCCGACCTGGTGCGCAAGCGCCTGATGGAAATACGCATGCAGCTGTTCGCGACGCCGGCCTACCTGGCGCAGAACGGCACGCCGTCGTCGATGCACGACCTGGCGGGCCACCGCCTGCTGTGCCAGGCCCTGGGCGCCACGCAAGTCAGCGCGGGGGCAACCCTGGTGCGCGAGCTGATGTCCTACGAGATCGGCCGGACGCTGACGGTAAACAACTATTTTGGTGTCCTGCAGGGGGTGCTGAGCGACCTCGGGATCGGAGTCCTGCCCGACTATCTGATCCAGGATTTCCCGCAGCTCGTCCGCGTGTTGCCCAATGTCGAGTCGAACGAGGTGCCGGTGTTCCTCGCCTTCCCCGAAGAGCTGCGCGGCTCCAAGCGGGTGGAGGCGTTCCGTGACTTCGTGGTCGACGAGGTGGTGGCCTATCGCAAGGCCAAGCAGGGTCTCGCCGCGCGTTAG
- a CDS encoding SufE family protein, with protein sequence MAQERFEELVETFEFLDDWEDRYRHVIEMGKAFPALDEALKVPATKVDGCASQVWLHPRIEGGLFDFAGESDAMIVRGLIAVLHDLYAGLPVAEVPRVDAGAELGRLGLDEHLSSQRSNGLRAMVKRIQQVAARAAA encoded by the coding sequence ATGGCGCAGGAACGGTTCGAGGAACTGGTCGAGACCTTCGAGTTCCTTGACGACTGGGAAGACCGCTATCGCCACGTGATCGAGATGGGCAAGGCGTTCCCGGCACTCGACGAGGCGCTGAAGGTGCCCGCGACCAAGGTCGACGGCTGTGCCAGCCAGGTCTGGCTGCATCCTCGGATCGAGGGCGGCCTTTTCGACTTCGCCGGGGAAAGCGACGCGATGATCGTGCGCGGCCTGATCGCCGTCCTGCACGACCTCTATGCCGGCTTGCCCGTGGCCGAGGTGCCGCGTGTCGACGCCGGCGCAGAGCTGGGCCGGCTGGGCCTCGACGAACATCTGTCGTCGCAGCGGTCCAACGGCCTGCGCGCGATGGTGAAGCGCATCCAGCAGGTCGCCGCCCGCGCGGCCGCATAA
- a CDS encoding indolepyruvate ferredoxin oxidoreductase family protein gives MRHDVSLSDRYDLQKKDVLLNGTQALVRLMLMQKERDRRAGLNTAGYCTGYRGSPLGGVDLNMAKSRKVLEANDITFRPGQNEDLAATALWGSQQAELRGEGKYDGVFGLWYGKGPGVDRSGDVMRHANMAGTSRHGGVLMAMGDDHTGESSTTCHQSDWALVDVHMPVLSPAGVQEILDFGVYGWALSRYAGVWVGLKTMKDTVEVTSVVDGRPDRQSFVTPDFELPPDGLNIRLNDHWIPQEERLLGYKRWAAEAFSHANRMDRRMHGKAGAKIGFVAAGKNWLDLVHAMNLLGLDDAECQRLGLTTYKVGQTWPMDMKGLHDWAEGLDLIVCVEEKRKLIEVQVKEAIFDDRRGRRVYGYKDGKGNRLFPQAYALDPTDIAEKLGRVLKEEGRGTDRMEAGLARITEAKRADNAPDIAKRTPWYCSGCPHNTSTKVPEGSRAGAGIGCHVMALWMDRNTEGYTHMGAEGVNWVGESLFSTRKHVFQNLGEGTYNHSGILAIRAALAAGTTITYKILYNDAVAMTGGQHNEGDLQPEQIARELVAMGVRTIAVVYDEKEGVDRAKFPQGLDWYEREEMEAVQKRMTEVEGVSAILYIQTCAAEKRRRRKRGLFPDPDRRIFINTDVCEGCGDCGVQSNCVSLVPVETAFGTKRAVDQSSCNKDYSCVKGFCPSFVSVEGAQLKKKATADVDIGDLPDIRPPAIDGTWNTVITGVGGTGVVTIGAVMAMAAHLDGKGAGLMEMAGLAQKGGAVALHCRLANAPADISAIRVALGEADALIGGDLVVSADNKTLALTSTGRTGAVVNSHEIVTGDFTGNADFKLPADRLGLSLQARLRDRLTMFDASALAERLLGDTIFSNMMILGAAWQKGLIPLCRDAIHEAVRLNGAAVEKNQRAFELGRWAIVYPGEAEAMLADNVVPLPQTPDQKIATRVDHLKAYQSARLATRYTRRLDGIDDPKLREAVAKGYHKLLSYKDEYEVARLLKDTRAKVRDAFDGDLKLTYHLAPPVISSEGSDGRPKKRAFGQWIERFYPLLARGKVLRGTPFDPFGRTPERRMERALIAQYEADMDEVLPKLSDGTRDAIVALAELPLTIRGFGPVKEANERRAAKRREELLAVIRAGGPDHRQAAE, from the coding sequence ATGCGCCACGATGTTTCGCTGTCCGATCGCTATGACCTGCAGAAGAAGGACGTCCTGCTGAACGGCACCCAGGCGCTGGTCCGGCTGATGCTGATGCAGAAGGAGCGGGACCGGCGTGCGGGTCTAAACACGGCAGGTTACTGCACCGGGTATCGCGGCTCGCCCCTAGGGGGCGTCGACCTGAACATGGCGAAGTCCCGCAAGGTGCTGGAGGCCAACGACATCACCTTCCGGCCCGGCCAGAACGAGGATCTGGCCGCCACCGCCCTCTGGGGCAGCCAGCAGGCCGAACTGCGGGGCGAGGGCAAATATGACGGCGTGTTCGGTCTCTGGTACGGCAAGGGCCCTGGCGTGGACCGGTCGGGCGACGTGATGCGGCACGCGAACATGGCGGGCACGTCGCGCCATGGTGGCGTGCTGATGGCGATGGGCGACGACCATACCGGCGAATCCTCCACCACCTGCCACCAGTCGGACTGGGCGCTGGTCGACGTGCACATGCCCGTACTGTCGCCCGCCGGCGTGCAGGAGATCCTGGATTTCGGCGTCTATGGCTGGGCGCTGTCGCGTTATGCCGGCGTGTGGGTCGGGTTGAAGACGATGAAGGACACCGTCGAGGTGACGTCCGTCGTGGACGGCCGCCCCGACCGGCAATCCTTCGTGACCCCCGATTTCGAGTTGCCGCCCGACGGGCTGAACATCCGCCTCAACGACCATTGGATTCCGCAGGAGGAGCGGCTTCTGGGCTACAAGCGTTGGGCGGCCGAGGCGTTCAGCCACGCCAACCGGATGGACAGGCGGATGCACGGCAAGGCGGGCGCCAAGATCGGGTTCGTCGCGGCGGGCAAGAACTGGCTCGACCTCGTGCATGCGATGAACCTGCTGGGTCTCGACGACGCCGAATGCCAGCGGCTCGGCCTCACCACCTACAAGGTCGGTCAGACCTGGCCCATGGACATGAAGGGCCTGCACGACTGGGCCGAAGGCCTCGATCTGATCGTCTGCGTCGAGGAGAAGCGCAAGCTGATCGAGGTGCAGGTGAAGGAGGCGATCTTCGACGACCGCCGCGGCCGCCGCGTCTATGGCTACAAGGACGGCAAGGGCAACCGGCTGTTCCCCCAGGCCTACGCGCTGGACCCGACCGACATCGCCGAGAAGCTGGGCCGCGTCCTGAAGGAGGAGGGGCGCGGCACCGACCGGATGGAAGCCGGCCTTGCCCGCATCACCGAAGCGAAACGCGCCGACAACGCCCCCGACATCGCCAAGCGCACGCCGTGGTACTGCTCGGGCTGTCCGCACAACACCTCGACCAAGGTGCCCGAAGGGTCACGCGCGGGGGCCGGCATCGGCTGTCACGTCATGGCCCTCTGGATGGACCGGAACACCGAAGGCTACACCCATATGGGCGCCGAAGGGGTCAACTGGGTGGGCGAGTCGCTGTTCTCGACCCGCAAGCATGTGTTCCAGAACCTGGGCGAGGGCACGTACAACCATTCCGGCATTCTTGCGATCCGGGCCGCACTCGCCGCCGGGACGACGATCACCTACAAGATCCTCTACAACGATGCGGTCGCGATGACGGGCGGTCAGCACAACGAGGGCGACCTGCAGCCCGAACAGATCGCGCGCGAGTTGGTCGCCATGGGCGTCAGGACGATCGCCGTCGTCTATGACGAGAAGGAGGGCGTCGATCGTGCCAAGTTTCCCCAGGGCCTCGACTGGTACGAGCGCGAGGAGATGGAGGCCGTCCAGAAGCGGATGACCGAGGTCGAGGGCGTCAGCGCCATCCTCTACATCCAGACCTGCGCCGCCGAGAAGCGCCGGCGCCGCAAGCGCGGCCTCTTCCCCGACCCGGACCGCCGCATCTTCATCAACACCGATGTCTGCGAAGGCTGCGGCGATTGCGGGGTGCAGTCGAACTGCGTCAGCCTCGTCCCGGTTGAGACGGCGTTCGGCACCAAGCGCGCCGTCGACCAGTCGTCCTGCAACAAGGATTATTCCTGCGTGAAGGGGTTCTGCCCCAGCTTCGTGTCCGTCGAGGGCGCGCAGCTCAAGAAGAAGGCCACCGCCGACGTGGACATCGGCGATCTGCCCGACATCCGGCCGCCCGCGATCGACGGCACCTGGAACACGGTCATCACCGGGGTCGGCGGCACCGGGGTCGTCACCATCGGCGCGGTCATGGCAATGGCGGCCCATCTCGACGGCAAGGGCGCCGGCCTGATGGAAATGGCGGGCCTGGCGCAAAAGGGCGGCGCCGTCGCGCTGCATTGCCGGCTGGCCAACGCGCCCGCCGACATCAGCGCGATCCGCGTGGCCCTGGGCGAGGCGGACGCCCTGATCGGCGGCGACCTTGTCGTCAGCGCCGACAACAAGACGCTGGCGCTGACGTCCACGGGACGCACCGGTGCCGTCGTCAACAGCCACGAGATCGTCACCGGCGATTTCACCGGCAACGCCGATTTCAAGCTGCCCGCCGACCGGCTGGGCCTTTCGCTTCAGGCGCGGCTGCGCGACCGGCTGACCATGTTCGACGCGAGCGCCCTGGCCGAGCGGTTGCTGGGTGACACGATCTTCTCCAACATGATGATCCTGGGCGCGGCCTGGCAGAAGGGCCTCATCCCCCTCTGCCGCGATGCGATCCACGAGGCGGTGCGCCTGAACGGTGCCGCGGTCGAGAAGAACCAACGCGCGTTCGAGCTCGGCCGCTGGGCCATCGTCTACCCGGGCGAGGCCGAGGCGATGCTGGCCGACAATGTCGTCCCGCTGCCCCAGACGCCGGACCAGAAGATCGCGACGCGGGTCGACCATCTGAAGGCGTATCAATCCGCGCGACTGGCCACGCGCTACACCCGCAGGCTCGACGGGATCGACGATCCGAAGCTGCGCGAAGCGGTTGCCAAGGGCTATCACAAGCTGCTGTCCTACAAGGACGAATACGAGGTCGCGCGCCTGCTGAAGGACACCCGTGCCAAGGTCCGCGACGCCTTCGATGGCGACTTGAAGCTGACCTATCATCTGGCCCCGCCCGTGATCTCCTCCGAAGGGTCCGACGGCCGCCCGAAGAAGCGCGCCTTCGGCCAGTGGATCGAGCGGTTCTATCCGCTGCTCGCCCGCGGCAAGGTCCTGCGCGGCACCCCGTTCGACCCGTTCGGACGCACCCCCGAGCGCCGGATGGAGCGCGCCCTGATCGCGCAGTACGAGGCCGACATGGACGAGGTGCTGCCCAAGCTGTCGGACGGGACGCGCGACGCTATTGTGGCCCTGGCCGAATTGCCCCTGACCATCCGCGGCTTCGGCCCGGTGAAGGAGGCGAACGAGCGGCGCGCGGCCAAACGGCGGGAGGAACTGCTGGCGGTCATCCGCGCGGGCGGCCCCGATCACCGACAGGCGGCCGAATGA
- a CDS encoding sulfurtransferase TusA family protein, translating to MTDLEVDALGLLCPLPVLRLKKRIRDLPRGATATLLADDPAAHVDVPHFCAEAGHEFLGVEGHAFRIRKG from the coding sequence ATGACCGATCTCGAAGTGGACGCCCTCGGACTTCTGTGCCCCCTGCCCGTGCTGCGGCTGAAGAAGCGGATCCGCGATCTGCCCCGGGGCGCGACCGCGACGCTCTTGGCGGACGATCCGGCCGCCCATGTGGACGTTCCGCATTTCTGCGCCGAGGCCGGGCACGAGTTCCTCGGGGTCGAGGGGCATGCCTTCAGGATCCGGAAGGGCTAG